Proteins from a single region of Phycisphaeraceae bacterium D3-23:
- a CDS encoding sigma-70 family RNA polymerase sigma factor: MTNTTQQPSPNVLIAGCQGLVRNIAWKVHRKVSHQVELDDLIAYGQLGLVEAAQKFDASRGARFSTYAYYRIRGAIFDGLSEMAWFTARGYHEGRYERLAGEVLEDDAEQSDMFPDSPEGNTRWLTDVSARLAVVSIMTQEGGGYGSGVASASRQSEMPADQLQVRELASALRASVDKLPDQQKSLIVMTYYEGLSLKEAGERLGFSKSWASRLHGKALRRLSKALLERGVA; the protein is encoded by the coding sequence ATGACTAACACCACGCAACAGCCCTCGCCCAACGTCCTGATCGCAGGGTGCCAGGGGCTGGTCCGCAACATCGCGTGGAAGGTGCACCGCAAGGTCTCGCACCAGGTCGAGCTCGACGACCTGATCGCCTACGGCCAGCTGGGCCTGGTCGAAGCGGCGCAGAAGTTCGATGCCAGCCGGGGCGCACGTTTCTCGACCTACGCCTACTACCGTATCCGCGGGGCGATCTTCGACGGGCTTTCGGAGATGGCGTGGTTCACCGCCCGGGGCTACCACGAGGGCCGATACGAGCGCTTGGCCGGCGAGGTGCTCGAAGACGACGCCGAGCAGTCCGACATGTTCCCCGACAGCCCCGAGGGCAACACCCGGTGGCTGACCGACGTGAGCGCCCGGCTGGCGGTCGTCTCGATCATGACCCAGGAGGGCGGGGGCTACGGCAGCGGAGTCGCCAGCGCGTCCCGCCAGAGCGAGATGCCCGCCGACCAGCTCCAGGTCCGCGAGCTCGCGTCCGCGCTGCGTGCGTCGGTTGATAAACTGCCCGATCAGCAAAAATCTTTGATCGTCATGACGTATTATGAAGGCCTGAGTCTCAAAGAAGCCGGCGAACGCCTTGGCTTCAGCAAGTCATGGGCCAGCCGGCTCCACGGCAAGGCGCTGCGGCGTCTGTCCAAGGCCCTGCTGGAACGCGGGGTCGCCTGA
- the tssA gene encoding type VI secretion system protein TssA, producing the protein MTDSGQLDFDRLTAPIDGEAPAGPDLRKDYTPEAVYRHIKDARQRAGKAERNTWESEDETAPNAAVVAATEWAEVLKLSPDLLYTQSKDLEVAAWLTEALVRSHGFAGLADGFRACTLLVENFWDTLHPNPDPEDEDDEDEGLIRVAALAGLNGTESRGTLIAPIMSVALVDSDESGNWGLSAFEQAAALQAIDDHAEREKRMEHGVVTLEMFNNEARGTSPAFFEALSADLNAAQEWFGKLEAAIEARCAAELCPPTSYIRSALTDCQQRLQAFINEFAPSLGDSDEAGADASTGESAGATGGAQVGGPIQTREQAFSQIRLVADYFRKTEPHSVLSWQLEECVKWGHMSLPELLKELIDEQSSLENIYKRIGIPPPDNEESM; encoded by the coding sequence ATGACAGACAGCGGGCAACTCGATTTCGACCGACTCACCGCACCGATCGACGGCGAGGCGCCTGCCGGGCCCGACCTGCGGAAGGACTACACACCCGAGGCGGTGTATCGCCACATCAAGGACGCGCGCCAGCGGGCCGGCAAGGCCGAACGAAACACCTGGGAGTCCGAAGACGAGACGGCCCCCAACGCGGCGGTCGTGGCCGCGACCGAGTGGGCCGAGGTCCTCAAGCTGTCGCCCGACCTGCTCTACACCCAGAGCAAGGACCTCGAAGTCGCGGCCTGGCTCACCGAAGCGCTCGTCCGGTCACACGGCTTCGCGGGGCTCGCCGACGGGTTCCGGGCGTGCACCCTGCTCGTCGAAAACTTCTGGGACACGCTCCACCCCAACCCCGACCCCGAGGACGAAGACGACGAAGACGAGGGGCTCATCCGCGTCGCGGCGCTGGCCGGGCTCAACGGCACGGAGTCGCGCGGGACACTGATCGCGCCGATCATGTCCGTCGCCCTGGTCGATTCGGACGAGTCGGGGAACTGGGGGCTGTCCGCGTTTGAGCAGGCCGCGGCGCTGCAGGCCATCGACGACCACGCCGAGCGCGAAAAACGCATGGAGCACGGGGTCGTCACGCTCGAGATGTTCAACAACGAAGCCCGCGGCACCTCCCCCGCGTTCTTTGAGGCGCTGTCGGCGGACCTGAACGCGGCCCAGGAGTGGTTCGGCAAGCTGGAGGCCGCGATCGAGGCACGCTGCGCGGCCGAGCTGTGCCCGCCGACCTCCTACATCCGAAGCGCCCTGACGGACTGCCAGCAGCGGCTGCAGGCCTTTATCAACGAGTTCGCCCCTTCGCTTGGCGATTCCGACGAAGCCGGGGCCGACGCATCCACCGGCGAATCTGCGGGCGCCACCGGCGGGGCACAGGTCGGCGGGCCGATCCAGACCCGGGAGCAGGCGTTCTCGCAGATCCGCCTTGTGGCCGACTACTTCCGCAAGACCGAGCCCCATAGCGTACTATCGTGGCAGCTCGAAGAATGCGTCAAGTGGGGCCACATGAGTCTGCCCGAGCTGCTGAAAGAACTGATCGACGAGCAGTCCTCGCTCGAGAACATCTACAAGCGCATCGGCATCCCCCCGCCGGACAACGAAGAATCGATGTGA
- the tssF gene encoding type VI secretion system baseplate subunit TssF, with amino-acid sequence MTEQLLEYYNNELGYLRKLGAEFAQANPDVAPQLRIDATSAQDPYVERLIESFAYLNARTRLKLDDEFPEISDAMLGVLFPQYLAPMPSVAIAQFAIDPAQAGLAQGYKLPRGTELETERVDDTPCRFQTCFATHLLPINVAGASIATDAMVPAVNTLEPTPSVLQIQLRSFAPDPPMGKMDLRSLRFYIDGEPSVANAIYQMIFTKTVEVAIATGPSDKAPRVLGKAALKPVGFDESQMMLPPSTRTFQGYQLLSEYFAMPEKFRFFEIAGITPEAVQRLGPTAELYLYLTASPEALARSIDKETFKLGCTPIINLFKQRLVPFQLTPTQHRYPLVSDTRWPETQEVYSVDSVAGTLPSGESVPVRPFFSISHTDDAEGLFYQIARRTAGYANGGYDNGTELDLALVDLSQNPVSPENLTLSVQATCLNRDQPQRLPFGAGRPGIKPLAGGPLAPIRCLTPPTPTRRLALKGEALWRLISQLSLNHLSICDGPDGAAALREILSLYDYLGSPDRVARINAVESVKHHRVTARVGKGASASFCRGVEINVGCDENRFGDNGLYLFGAVLEQFLGRYASVNAFTRLVVSSRQHNLELFRWPARAADIQII; translated from the coding sequence ATGACCGAGCAACTCCTCGAGTACTACAACAACGAGCTGGGCTACCTCCGCAAGCTCGGGGCCGAGTTCGCCCAGGCCAACCCCGACGTCGCGCCCCAGCTCCGCATCGACGCGACCTCCGCGCAGGACCCCTACGTCGAACGGCTCATTGAGTCATTCGCCTACCTCAACGCACGCACCCGGCTCAAGCTCGACGACGAGTTCCCGGAGATCTCCGACGCCATGCTCGGCGTCCTGTTCCCGCAGTACCTTGCGCCGATGCCCTCCGTCGCCATCGCACAGTTCGCCATCGACCCGGCCCAGGCGGGGCTCGCGCAGGGCTACAAGCTGCCGCGCGGCACCGAGCTCGAAACCGAACGCGTCGATGACACCCCCTGCCGGTTCCAGACCTGTTTCGCGACCCACCTCCTGCCCATCAACGTCGCGGGCGCATCGATCGCGACCGACGCGATGGTCCCCGCCGTGAACACCCTGGAGCCGACGCCCTCGGTCCTACAGATCCAGCTCCGCTCGTTCGCGCCCGACCCGCCGATGGGGAAGATGGACCTGCGCTCCCTGCGGTTCTACATCGACGGCGAGCCGTCGGTCGCCAACGCGATCTACCAGATGATCTTCACGAAGACCGTCGAGGTCGCGATCGCCACCGGCCCCAGCGACAAGGCCCCCCGCGTGCTGGGCAAGGCCGCGCTCAAGCCCGTCGGGTTCGACGAATCGCAGATGATGCTCCCGCCCTCGACACGCACGTTCCAGGGCTACCAACTGCTGAGCGAATACTTCGCGATGCCCGAGAAGTTCCGCTTCTTCGAGATCGCGGGGATCACACCCGAGGCCGTCCAGCGCCTCGGGCCCACGGCCGAGCTATACCTCTACCTGACCGCGTCGCCCGAAGCGCTCGCGCGTTCCATCGACAAGGAAACCTTCAAGCTCGGCTGCACCCCGATCATCAACCTGTTCAAGCAGCGTCTAGTACCGTTCCAACTCACGCCCACGCAGCACCGCTACCCGCTCGTGTCCGACACGCGCTGGCCCGAGACCCAGGAGGTGTACTCGGTCGACAGCGTCGCGGGCACACTGCCGTCGGGCGAGTCCGTGCCCGTTCGGCCGTTCTTCAGCATCTCGCATACCGACGACGCCGAGGGTCTCTTCTACCAGATCGCCCGCCGCACCGCGGGCTACGCGAACGGCGGGTACGACAACGGGACCGAGCTCGACCTCGCGCTAGTCGACCTCTCGCAAAACCCGGTCAGCCCCGAGAACCTGACGCTGTCGGTCCAGGCGACCTGCCTCAACCGCGACCAGCCCCAGCGGCTCCCCTTCGGCGCGGGCCGGCCCGGGATCAAGCCGCTCGCCGGCGGCCCGCTCGCGCCGATCCGGTGCCTCACCCCGCCGACCCCGACCCGACGCCTCGCGCTCAAGGGCGAAGCGCTCTGGCGGCTGATCTCGCAGCTCTCGCTCAACCACCTCTCGATCTGCGACGGCCCGGACGGCGCGGCCGCCCTACGCGAGATCCTCTCGCTCTACGACTACCTCGGGTCGCCCGACCGGGTCGCACGCATCAACGCTGTCGAGTCCGTCAAGCACCACCGCGTCACCGCGCGTGTCGGCAAAGGCGCGAGCGCGTCCTTCTGCCGCGGCGTCGAGATCAACGTCGGGTGCGACGAAAACCGCTTTGGCGACAACGGGCTCTACCTCTTTGGCGCCGTGCTCGAACAATTCCTCGGCCGATACGCGTCGGTCAACGCCTTCACCCGCCTGGTCGTGAGCTCACGCCAGCACAACCTCGAGTTATTCCGATGGCCAGCCAGGGCAGCGGACATCCAGATCATCTGA
- the tssB gene encoding type VI secretion system contractile sheath small subunit, with amino-acid sequence MAESTQKKLDRVRKPRVQITYDVEENGAVVKKELPFVVGVLGDFSGNNPGKKPKSLKDRKFVNIDRDNFDEVLASMTPGLKMRVEDTLKGDGSEMAVELAFNSMDDFEPGAVVNQVKPLREMLEARNKLRDLLAKADTSEDLEAKLEEILQSTDSVEKIAGELGISADKKDPDAE; translated from the coding sequence ATGGCCGAATCCACCCAAAAGAAACTCGACCGCGTCCGCAAACCCCGCGTGCAGATCACGTACGACGTCGAGGAGAACGGCGCGGTCGTCAAGAAAGAGCTGCCCTTCGTCGTCGGCGTACTGGGCGATTTCTCCGGCAACAACCCGGGCAAGAAACCCAAGTCCCTCAAGGACCGCAAGTTCGTCAACATCGACCGCGACAACTTCGACGAGGTGCTCGCCAGCATGACGCCCGGCCTGAAGATGCGCGTCGAGGACACGCTCAAGGGCGACGGCAGCGAGATGGCCGTCGAACTCGCGTTCAACTCGATGGACGACTTCGAGCCCGGCGCGGTCGTGAACCAGGTCAAGCCGCTGCGTGAGATGCTCGAAGCGCGCAACAAGCTCCGCGACCTGCTGGCCAAGGCCGACACCTCCGAGGACCTCGAAGCCAAGCTCGAAGAGATCCTGCAGAGCACCGACAGCGTCGAGAAGATCGCGGGCGAGCTCGGCATCAGCGCCGACAAGAAGGACCCGGACGCGGAGTAA
- the tssC gene encoding type VI secretion system contractile sheath large subunit, translating into MAETSPDSAPQEAAAETTEAGLLDTVLELTPQAEPEQARELLSNLIDEVMKGTVTWDKNLTRTVNKAIDLIDEAMSGQLAAIMQHDDFQKLEGSYRGLKHLVFNSETSKTLKIRLLNSSKREMYKDMSKAVEFDQSQLFKKLYEDEFGSPGGEPYGALIGDYEFSTHPEDMELLESIAGVAAASFCPFVSAASPEMFGFENGFTDLAKPRDLEKIFMSKQHTKWQSFRESEDSRFVTLTMPRVLSRLPYGSSTKTIDEFNYEEVPLDASGNAKPVSHDKYTWMNAAYVMGAKLTESFAKYSWCTTIRGAEGGGKVEGLPNHLFTSDDGDVDAKCPTEIAITDRREMELSKLGFLPLCHYKNTDYAVFFGGQTTQQPKKYDRPDATANAAISAGLPYIMASSRIAHYLKVIARDKIGAKLERNDVEDFLKRWIAEYICADEKPSAEMKAKFPLAEADIEVREIPGKPGAYDAVARLRPWLFFEELNTSVRMVASLPQRAS; encoded by the coding sequence ATGGCTGAAACATCACCCGATTCTGCCCCCCAAGAGGCCGCCGCCGAGACCACCGAGGCCGGGCTGTTGGATACCGTCCTGGAACTCACCCCGCAGGCCGAGCCCGAGCAGGCCCGCGAGCTCCTGAGCAACCTCATCGACGAGGTCATGAAGGGCACGGTCACCTGGGACAAGAACCTGACCCGCACCGTGAACAAGGCGATCGACCTGATCGATGAAGCGATGTCGGGTCAGCTCGCCGCGATCATGCAGCACGACGACTTCCAGAAGCTCGAGGGCTCGTACCGCGGGCTCAAGCACCTGGTCTTCAACTCCGAGACCAGCAAGACGCTGAAGATCCGCCTGCTCAACTCGTCCAAACGCGAGATGTACAAGGACATGTCTAAGGCCGTCGAGTTCGACCAGAGCCAGCTCTTCAAGAAGCTCTACGAGGACGAGTTCGGCTCGCCCGGCGGCGAGCCCTACGGCGCGCTCATCGGCGACTACGAGTTCTCCACGCACCCCGAGGATATGGAGCTGCTCGAGAGCATCGCCGGCGTCGCGGCCGCGTCGTTCTGCCCGTTCGTCTCTGCGGCGTCGCCCGAGATGTTCGGCTTCGAGAACGGGTTTACCGACCTGGCCAAGCCGCGCGACCTCGAAAAGATCTTCATGAGCAAGCAGCACACGAAGTGGCAGTCGTTCCGTGAATCGGAGGACTCGCGCTTCGTGACGCTGACCATGCCGCGGGTCCTGTCCCGCCTGCCCTACGGCAGCAGCACGAAGACCATCGACGAGTTCAACTACGAAGAAGTCCCGCTGGACGCGTCGGGCAACGCCAAGCCGGTCTCGCACGACAAGTACACGTGGATGAACGCGGCCTACGTGATGGGCGCGAAGCTGACCGAGTCGTTCGCGAAGTACAGCTGGTGCACCACCATCCGCGGCGCGGAGGGCGGGGGCAAGGTCGAAGGGCTCCCCAACCACCTCTTCACCAGCGACGACGGCGACGTCGACGCCAAGTGCCCGACCGAGATCGCCATCACCGACCGCCGGGAGATGGAGCTCTCCAAGCTCGGCTTCCTGCCGCTGTGCCACTACAAGAATACGGACTACGCGGTGTTCTTCGGCGGGCAGACCACGCAACAGCCCAAGAAGTACGACCGGCCCGACGCGACGGCGAACGCCGCGATCTCGGCGGGGCTGCCCTACATCATGGCGAGCTCTCGGATCGCGCACTACCTCAAGGTCATCGCGCGTGACAAGATCGGCGCGAAGCTCGAACGCAACGATGTCGAGGACTTCCTCAAGCGTTGGATCGCCGAGTACATCTGCGCCGACGAGAAGCCCAGCGCCGAGATGAAGGCCAAGTTCCCGCTGGCCGAGGCGGATATCGAGGTCCGCGAGATCCCCGGCAAGCCCGGCGCGTACGACGCGGTGGCCCGGCTTCGGCCCTGGCTGTTCTTCGAGGAACTCAATACCTCGGTGCGCATGGTCGCCAGTCTGCCGCAGCGCGCCAGCTAA
- a CDS encoding type VI secretion system contractile sheath large subunit has protein sequence MDHPTQTTHAPSTAAPAAAEGVGAAGPGSLLDQVVAATARDASWLHAFLDETDWVKALAIWLRQRGTLRPGALSPAAIAGAIDVDIAEIDRLLTRQANAIIHHPKFQRLEASWRGLEYTVHCADQDAEGVVLTRVLDITWKELERDAERAVEFDQTHFWRKVYEEEYGMPGGLPFGVLIGDYQVRHRPTAEHPHDDVALLRSIAQTAASAFVPFITAADPGLLGLDHFNQLDRGIDLDRVFNQPEYTKWNTLRREPDMKFVGITAPQTLMRTPYREAYTNAPWPSCPHCGRGLAARPVESARCSACDQPVEPTGPNAPVDRMLGFRFREQAAGDDESNHLWGSAAYAFTGVLIRAFSESRWLADIRGFDRDQVGGGVVPDLPSPSFGMDRPGVAPKMATEVAIDDAQEKMLADHGLIPLSHCHDTDWHVFYSNSSLHQPAVYNDPDVSLNAQISSMLQYTLCASRFSHYLKVQMRERVGSRAEAMELQNKMGEWINDYVTQDSMASASVKAQYPLREAEVEVVETPGRPGVYQCVMKLWPHYQLDEVSMSIRMITPVSAGRGQ, from the coding sequence ATGGATCATCCCACCCAAACAACCCACGCCCCCTCCACCGCCGCACCCGCGGCGGCGGAGGGCGTCGGTGCGGCCGGGCCGGGCTCGCTGCTGGACCAGGTCGTCGCCGCCACCGCGCGCGACGCGTCCTGGCTGCACGCGTTCCTGGACGAGACCGACTGGGTCAAGGCCCTGGCGATCTGGCTGCGCCAGCGCGGCACGCTGAGGCCGGGCGCGCTGAGCCCCGCCGCGATCGCGGGCGCGATCGACGTCGACATCGCCGAGATCGACCGCCTGCTGACTCGGCAGGCCAACGCGATCATCCACCACCCCAAGTTCCAGCGGCTCGAAGCGAGCTGGCGCGGGCTCGAATACACCGTGCACTGCGCGGACCAGGACGCCGAGGGCGTCGTCCTCACCCGTGTACTCGACATCACGTGGAAAGAGCTCGAGCGCGACGCCGAGCGGGCCGTCGAGTTTGACCAGACCCACTTCTGGCGCAAGGTCTACGAGGAAGAGTACGGCATGCCGGGCGGCCTGCCCTTCGGCGTGCTCATCGGCGACTACCAGGTCCGCCACCGCCCGACCGCCGAGCACCCGCACGACGACGTCGCGCTGCTGCGTTCGATCGCCCAGACCGCCGCGTCGGCCTTTGTCCCGTTCATCACCGCGGCGGACCCGGGCCTGCTCGGGCTCGACCACTTCAACCAGCTCGACCGCGGGATCGACCTGGACCGCGTCTTCAACCAGCCCGAGTACACCAAGTGGAACACGCTGCGCCGCGAGCCGGATATGAAGTTCGTCGGCATCACCGCGCCCCAGACGCTGATGCGGACGCCGTACCGCGAGGCCTACACCAATGCCCCGTGGCCGAGCTGCCCGCACTGCGGGCGCGGGCTGGCCGCGCGTCCGGTGGAGTCGGCGCGTTGCTCGGCCTGCGACCAGCCGGTTGAACCCACGGGCCCTAACGCCCCGGTCGACCGCATGCTCGGGTTCCGCTTCCGCGAGCAGGCGGCGGGCGACGACGAGTCCAACCACCTCTGGGGCAGCGCCGCGTATGCCTTCACGGGGGTGCTGATCCGCGCGTTCTCGGAGTCCCGCTGGCTGGCGGATATCCGCGGGTTCGACCGCGACCAGGTCGGCGGCGGCGTGGTCCCCGACCTGCCCTCGCCGTCGTTCGGCATGGACCGCCCGGGCGTCGCGCCGAAGATGGCCACCGAGGTCGCCATCGACGACGCGCAGGAAAAAATGCTCGCCGACCACGGCCTCATCCCGCTGAGCCACTGCCACGACACCGACTGGCACGTCTTCTACAGCAACAGCTCGCTCCACCAGCCGGCCGTGTACAACGACCCGGACGTGTCACTGAACGCGCAGATCTCCTCGATGCTGCAGTACACGCTGTGCGCCTCGCGGTTCTCGCACTACCTCAAGGTGCAGATGCGCGAGCGCGTGGGCTCGCGCGCCGAGGCGATGGAGCTCCAGAACAAGATGGGCGAGTGGATCAACGACTACGTCACGCAGGACAGCATGGCGTCGGCGTCGGTCAAGGCCCAGTACCCGCTGCGCGAGGCGGAGGTCGAGGTCGTCGAGACGCCGGGCCGGCCCGGGGTGTACCAGTGCGTCATGAAGCTCTGGCCCCACTACCAGCTCGACGAGGTCTCGATGAGCATCCGGATGATCACGCCGGTCTCCGCGGGCCGGGGACAGTAA
- a CDS encoding type VI secretion system accessory protein TagJ, which produces MTAIAHFNQGDLDAAVDAATQDVKADPTSAIPRVILAEMLCFAGDWERADTILEAAGVIEPAAGVGISQFRFLIQAEAARRDFYTHGQMPTFLSDAGDAAKQRLAAALLIREGDLTTAAEVLGEMETQRAAVPGKHGDDAFTDFRDGDDLLGDFVEVLSPDGRYFWIATSEVRSMQFEPPGRPLDLLFRQATLVTVKAQGEVFIPVLYAGVEAAEADLRLGRATDWRGNADEPVRGVGQRVFFADETELPVLELTSLSFDTGEDD; this is translated from the coding sequence ATGACAGCGATCGCACACTTCAATCAAGGGGACCTGGACGCGGCGGTCGACGCGGCGACGCAGGACGTCAAGGCCGACCCCACCTCGGCGATCCCGCGTGTCATCTTGGCGGAGATGCTGTGCTTCGCGGGCGACTGGGAGCGTGCGGACACAATCCTCGAAGCGGCGGGCGTAATCGAGCCGGCGGCCGGCGTCGGCATCAGCCAGTTCCGCTTCCTGATCCAGGCCGAGGCGGCCCGCCGGGACTTCTACACCCATGGGCAGATGCCCACGTTCCTGAGCGACGCCGGCGACGCGGCCAAGCAGCGGCTCGCGGCCGCACTACTTATCCGCGAGGGGGACCTCACCACCGCCGCCGAGGTCCTGGGCGAGATGGAGACGCAGCGCGCCGCCGTGCCCGGCAAGCACGGGGACGACGCGTTCACCGACTTCCGTGACGGCGACGACCTGCTGGGCGACTTTGTCGAGGTGCTCAGCCCGGACGGCCGGTACTTCTGGATCGCGACAAGCGAGGTCCGCTCGATGCAGTTCGAGCCCCCGGGCCGGCCGCTCGACCTGCTGTTCCGCCAGGCCACGCTGGTGACGGTGAAGGCCCAGGGCGAGGTGTTTATCCCCGTTTTGTACGCGGGGGTGGAGGCGGCCGAGGCCGACCTCCGTCTGGGCCGAGCCACCGACTGGCGCGGCAACGCCGACGAGCCCGTGCGCGGCGTAGGCCAGCGTGTGTTCTTCGCCGACGAGACCGAGCTGCCCGTGCTTGAACTGACATCGCTGAGCTTCGACACCGGGGAGGACGACTGA
- the tssG gene encoding type VI secretion system baseplate subunit TssG: MASQGSGHPDHLIDRLVADGRRYDFNQAVRLIYRLAHTQPEPATLRRGELGTASPPADEPVRFATRNASGFPASAIHHIRPRKADDASATPTGFDITVQFAGLTGPNGVLPRHFTSLLIAQSRANNFSLERFQNLFNHRLISLFHRAWEKHQFPIAIEQTAVRGDKTLDPFTRCLFALMGMGHEQTRKRMSIDDRSLLFFAGHYARRVPTAAGIRDTVAEYFGVAVRIEQFVGQWLEIEPDDRSQMGTALRPDGLNMALGINAVLGDRIWYAQAKFRLHLGPLGFADYCSFLPDQRGLRRLSELVRMHVGPQFEFDVVPILKAQEVPPCELGADPAPRLGWTTFLTTQTPASDFAGARFEHAEV; encoded by the coding sequence ATGGCCAGCCAGGGCAGCGGACATCCAGATCATCTGATCGATCGGCTGGTCGCCGACGGACGCCGGTACGACTTTAACCAGGCCGTCCGCCTGATCTACCGGCTTGCGCACACGCAGCCCGAGCCCGCCACGCTGCGCCGCGGCGAGTTGGGCACCGCGTCGCCCCCCGCCGACGAGCCCGTCCGCTTCGCGACCCGCAACGCCTCGGGGTTCCCCGCCTCCGCCATCCACCACATCCGCCCCCGCAAGGCCGACGACGCCTCGGCCACGCCCACGGGCTTCGACATCACCGTCCAGTTCGCCGGGCTCACCGGGCCCAACGGCGTGCTGCCGCGACACTTCACCTCGCTCCTCATCGCGCAGAGCCGGGCCAACAACTTCTCGCTCGAGCGCTTCCAGAACCTCTTCAACCACCGGCTCATCAGTCTGTTCCACCGCGCCTGGGAGAAGCACCAGTTCCCGATCGCCATCGAGCAGACCGCGGTCCGCGGCGACAAAACGCTCGACCCGTTTACCCGGTGCCTCTTCGCGCTGATGGGCATGGGCCACGAACAAACGCGCAAGCGCATGTCGATCGACGACCGCTCGCTCCTGTTCTTCGCCGGGCACTACGCCCGCCGCGTCCCCACCGCCGCCGGCATCCGCGACACCGTCGCCGAGTACTTCGGCGTCGCCGTCCGCATCGAACAGTTCGTCGGCCAATGGCTGGAGATCGAACCCGACGACCGCTCGCAGATGGGCACCGCGCTCCGGCCCGACGGGCTGAACATGGCGCTGGGTATCAACGCCGTGCTCGGCGACCGCATCTGGTACGCCCAGGCCAAGTTCCGCCTCCACCTCGGGCCCCTGGGCTTTGCCGACTACTGCTCGTTCCTCCCCGACCAGCGCGGGCTGCGTCGGCTCAGCGAACTGGTCCGCATGCACGTGGGCCCGCAGTTCGAGTTCGACGTCGTCCCCATCCTCAAGGCCCAGGAGGTCCCGCCCTGCGAGCTGGGCGCAGACCCCGCCCCGCGCCTGGGCTGGACCACCTTCCTCACCACCCAGACCCCCGCGTCCGACTTTGCCGGCGCACGCTTCGAGCACGCCGAAGTCTGA
- the tssE gene encoding type VI secretion system baseplate subunit TssE has translation MERRRATRQEPLATPLLDRLLNPGTAAGAGDGSRAVNSVRTVRDAIQRDLESLLNTRWRCRSFPPTHEELEKSLVNYGIPDFTGASFVNPVTQRDFRQIIARAIAHFEPRLHAPKVIPVTQKNKSAGDETRTLRFRIEATLLSEEGRQNVAYETQMNPADTTFTVRRAGR, from the coding sequence ATGGAGCGACGACGCGCGACCCGGCAGGAGCCCCTGGCGACGCCGCTGCTGGACCGGCTGCTCAACCCCGGCACCGCGGCCGGGGCGGGGGACGGTTCACGCGCGGTCAACTCCGTCCGCACGGTCCGCGACGCGATCCAGCGCGACTTGGAGTCGCTGCTCAACACGCGCTGGCGCTGCCGGTCGTTCCCACCGACGCACGAAGAGCTGGAGAAATCGCTGGTCAACTACGGCATCCCCGACTTCACCGGCGCGTCCTTCGTCAACCCCGTCACCCAGCGCGACTTCCGGCAGATCATCGCCCGGGCGATCGCGCACTTCGAGCCCCGGCTCCACGCACCCAAAGTCATCCCCGTCACCCAAAAGAACAAGTCCGCCGGCGACGAGACACGCACACTCCGCTTCCGGATCGAGGCGACGCTGCTCAGCGAAGAGGGCCGGCAGAACGTGGCCTACGAGACCCAGATGAACCCGGCAGACACCACCTTTACAGTCAGGCGGGCGGGCCGATGA